In the Candidatus Poribacteria bacterium genome, CCCTATTGGGCACGAGACGAATTGGGGAATATAATTCAGGCGGAGGATCATGGGACACTTCTTATTGACTTCACATACCCTGGATATCAAGACTATATGGTGAGACGAGCGGTTGCGCTTGCGAAATGCGGACTCTTTGATGGCATTTTTTTCGATGTGTGGCGAGATGATTGGCGCAACAGGGAGATGGCTCCCTACTATACTTATGATGTCCACGAAGCAGCGATTACAATGCTTCGGCGGATCCGCGAGGGAGTTGATGAAGTCAGAGACGACTTTCTGATCATTGTCAACACCAATCGCTCCAAGATCCCACGTTCGGCACCCTACGTAAATGGAACTTTCATGGAAACTATAGACCCTTATTCTCATGCAGGTCTGGCAGAGATTGAAAGCACCTTGCTCTGGGCAGAGCAGAATCTTCGGGAGCCCCAGATCAATTGTTTAGAGGGTTGGGCAGATAAAACAGAGCCGCTTGACAGTCCAAGAAACCAACAATGGATGCGACTTTTTACAACAATGGGTCTAACGCATTCAGACGGCTATGTGAATTTCGTCAGCGGAATCTTATCTCCAGAACATGAGCATCTTTCTGATATATGGAAAGAACACTCGAAAACACACGATCGAGGCATAAAACATTCGCATCTCCATGACCATATTTGGGATAACTTCTATGACGCTCCGTTGGGTCTTCCAGTCGGCGGCGATGAAACGAAGGGTCAACTTTACGAGAACCGAGAAGGTTTATTCATCCGAGAGTTCACCAACGGTTGGGCGGTGTATAATCGCAGTGGCACGGAACAGCAGATTGAGTTCTCTGAAGCGGTGTCCGGCGTTGAAAGTGGTGTGAAGGAGAAACACTCGCACGTGCTACCTGACTTAGATGGTGAGATTTATCTGAAATCAGAATCAGGGTTAGAAACCGCTCCTACCGTGGATGTCAACGGCGATGGCGTTGTGAATATCCAAGATTTAGTGATAGTCGCGAATGCGCTTGGCGAAACGGAGCCCGATCTCAATGGCGATGGTGTTGTGAATATACAAGATTTAGTGATTGTAGCAAATGCATTTTGAGTCAGGAGATTATCCTATGACAATGAAAAAGATATTGTGTAAATCGTTATGTCTTCAGTTAACATTCATATCTGTTATGGGTATGTTTGTCTACAATGCTTCCATCTATGCCGAAGCTGCTGAGGCGTGGATGCCGGATCCGATTCTCCGAATGGCAGTTCGTCAGGAACTGAAAATAGATGCTGATACACCCTTGACGAAAGCGGATATGTCTCGATTGCTTGTGTTGGCATCAAATAGAGTGGACATAACCGCAGAGCTCAGTGAT is a window encoding:
- a CDS encoding leucine-rich repeat domain-containing protein, whose amino-acid sequence is MTIKEKLCKSLGLQFLLLSVMGIFVYNTFAYAENEEEWMPDPALREAVREKLGVPADTPLTQAYVQLRLTSLRAINKGIVDLTGLEHATDLQFLVLPQNKISDLSPLSGLTGLVFLDLGTNEITDLSPLAGLESLELLGLSNNQIVDVSPLAGLVNLKKLSLVSNQIPDLSPLVGLENLENLEIYGNTKNLLSTLPLSKLMQFGYDETCDLEGVPIPERVENREYPSIFGAFGGGIIINLPELTWREAWAYHDLTWSGLLFNSTMWLSTSEGLKHLVHIETARKQRDDLLSRNPNMIFIVAMNYWAANPGEYPDDWPYWARDELGNIIQAEDHGTLLIDFTYPGYQDYMVRRAVALAKCGLFDGIFFDVWRDDWRNREMAPYYTYDVHEAAITMLRRIREGVDEVRDDFLIIVNTNRSKIPRSAPYVNGTFMETIDPYSHAGLAEIESTLLWAEQNLREPQINCLEGWADKTEPLDSPRNQQWMRLFTTMGLTHSDGYVNFVSGILSPEHEHLSDIWKEHSKTHDRGIKHSHLHDHIWDNFYDAPLGLPVGGDETKGQLYENREGLFIREFTNGWAVYNRSGTEQQIEFSEAVSGVESGVKEKHSHVLPDLDGEIYLKSESGLETAPTVDVNGDGVVNIQDLVIVANALGETEPDLNGDGVVNIQDLVIVANAF